The following proteins are co-located in the Microcystis wesenbergii NRERC-220 genome:
- a CDS encoding DUF29 domain-containing protein, which translates to MTLAKVKNLYDRDFALWIEKTVKQLKSGDLSQVDLENLIEEVESLGRRDKRELKNRLITLFEHALKRRYLPLPECYRGWEVTIKRCQFKLKDILKDSPSLCSFLTDICNDCYQEAVENMRIEYDANFSDVCPFTKDIDGLLNHKFWES; encoded by the coding sequence ATGACTTTAGCCAAGGTGAAAAATCTTTATGATCGAGATTTTGCTTTGTGGATAGAGAAAACGGTTAAGCAATTAAAATCTGGGGATTTATCTCAGGTTGATTTAGAAAATTTGATCGAGGAGGTAGAATCTTTGGGAAGACGAGACAAAAGAGAACTAAAAAACCGTTTAATTACATTATTTGAACACGCTTTAAAACGGCGTTATCTTCCTTTGCCCGAATGTTATCGAGGTTGGGAAGTAACAATTAAACGCTGTCAATTTAAGTTAAAAGATATTCTTAAAGATTCTCCTAGCTTATGCAGTTTTTTAACCGATATTTGCAATGATTGTTATCAGGAAGCGGTGGAAAATATGCGAATTGAATATGATGCTAATTTTTCCGATGTTTGTCCCTTTACTAAGGATATTGATGGTTTATTAAATCATAAGTTTTGGGAAAGTTAA
- a CDS encoding DUF6825 family protein — MTNPVIHAFFLGRAIAEVVSEQLEDAFTNALSELGKFDAEQRENLRQFVEEVQMRADRAMEKGVYTGTESSGSSSADVQENIDEMRAEIAQLRSELKNHRN; from the coding sequence ATGACTAACCCCGTTATTCACGCCTTTTTCCTCGGACGAGCGATCGCTGAAGTGGTCAGTGAACAGCTAGAAGATGCGTTTACCAACGCTTTAAGCGAATTAGGCAAATTTGATGCCGAACAACGGGAAAACCTGCGGCAATTCGTCGAAGAAGTGCAAATGAGAGCCGATCGAGCCATGGAAAAGGGAGTATATACTGGTACAGAGTCCAGTGGTTCCTCCAGTGCCGATGTGCAGGAAAACATCGACGAAATGCGCGCCGAAATCGCCCAATTGCGCTCGGAACTAAAAAACCATCGTAATTAA
- a CDS encoding ABC1 kinase family protein → MPALQVAKNSYRWNRESYSINRRRLDIWRFVLTVLYQFWLNGKKWSYNGGYSQEKLAGRRRKQAAWIRETMLELGPTFIKVGQLFSTRADLFPLEYVEELSKLQDQVPAFTYEQASKIIEVSLGKPLNKLFKSFDPIPLAAASLGQVHRAQLNSGEDVVVKVQRPGLKKLFSIDLAILKKIAQYFQNHPKWGKGRDWTGIYEECCKILWEETDYLNEGRNADTFRRNFRGEDWVKVPKVYWRYTSPRVLTLEYLPGIKISHYEALEAAGLDRKLLAKLGAKAYLIQLLNNGFFHADPHPGNIAVDSDGSLIFYDFGMMGQIKTNVREKLMQTLLGIAQKDADRVVTSLVDLGALTANGDMGAVRRSIQYMLDNFMDKPFEEQSVAAISDDLYEIAYDQPFRFPATFTFVMRAFSTLEGVGKGLDPEFNFMEVAQPFALQLVNDMTGNNGSNILDELGRQAAQVSSTALSLPRRIDDTIEKLERGDIRVRVRSSESDRLLRRLGMIQMGTNYTLLISALLISATLLFVNGFGWLTLVPMAISLLPGIALLRLWRKIERQDRMM, encoded by the coding sequence ATGCCGGCCCTCCAAGTCGCCAAAAATAGCTATCGTTGGAATCGAGAAAGCTATTCCATCAATCGTCGTCGTCTAGATATTTGGCGATTCGTTCTGACTGTACTTTATCAATTCTGGCTCAACGGTAAAAAATGGAGCTATAACGGTGGCTATAGCCAAGAAAAACTCGCCGGCAGACGGAGAAAACAGGCCGCTTGGATTCGGGAAACCATGCTAGAATTGGGACCGACTTTTATTAAAGTCGGTCAACTGTTCTCCACCCGCGCCGATCTTTTTCCCCTGGAATATGTGGAAGAACTCTCGAAACTACAGGATCAGGTTCCCGCATTTACCTACGAACAGGCCAGCAAAATTATCGAGGTATCCCTCGGTAAACCCCTCAATAAACTCTTTAAAAGCTTCGATCCTATCCCCCTAGCAGCCGCTAGTTTAGGGCAAGTTCACCGGGCCCAACTGAACAGCGGGGAAGATGTGGTGGTCAAAGTCCAACGGCCCGGATTGAAAAAATTATTTAGTATCGATCTGGCTATCCTGAAAAAAATCGCCCAATACTTCCAAAATCATCCCAAATGGGGTAAAGGTCGCGATTGGACGGGTATTTATGAAGAATGCTGTAAAATTCTCTGGGAAGAAACCGATTATCTTAACGAAGGTCGTAACGCTGACACTTTTCGCCGTAATTTTCGCGGGGAAGATTGGGTGAAAGTGCCAAAAGTCTATTGGCGCTACACCTCTCCCCGGGTTTTAACCCTAGAATACCTCCCTGGCATCAAAATCAGTCATTATGAGGCCCTAGAAGCGGCTGGACTCGATCGCAAATTGTTGGCTAAACTGGGGGCAAAAGCCTATCTAATTCAACTGCTCAATAACGGCTTTTTTCACGCGGATCCTCACCCTGGCAATATCGCCGTTGATAGTGATGGCTCCTTAATTTTCTACGATTTCGGCATGATGGGACAAATTAAAACCAATGTGCGCGAAAAATTAATGCAGACTCTCTTGGGAATTGCCCAAAAAGATGCCGATCGCGTGGTCACTTCTCTGGTCGATTTAGGAGCATTAACTGCTAATGGTGATATGGGAGCAGTGCGGCGATCGATCCAGTATATGCTCGATAACTTCATGGATAAACCCTTTGAGGAGCAATCCGTGGCCGCTATCAGCGATGATCTCTATGAAATCGCCTACGATCAGCCTTTTCGCTTTCCTGCTACCTTTACCTTCGTCATGCGAGCATTTTCTACCCTGGAAGGGGTAGGCAAAGGACTCGATCCTGAATTTAACTTTATGGAAGTGGCCCAACCTTTTGCCCTGCAATTAGTAAATGATATGACAGGAAATAATGGCAGTAATATCCTCGATGAGTTAGGACGACAAGCGGCCCAAGTGAGCAGCACCGCCCTGAGTTTACCCCGACGCATCGATGATACGATCGAAAAATTAGAACGGGGTGATATCCGCGTCCGGGTACGTTCCAGCGAATCCGATCGACTTTTGCGGCGATTGGGTATGATTCAAATGGGAACCAACTATACTTTACTGATCAGTGCTTTGCTTATCTCAGCGACTCTTCTATTTGTCAATGGTTTTGGTTGGTTAACTTTAGTACCGATGGCGATTTCGCTGCTGCCGGGGATAGCCCTCTTGAGACTTTGGCGAAAAATTGAACGTCAGGATCGTATGATGTAA
- a CDS encoding NAD-dependent epimerase/dehydratase family protein, producing the protein MKILIMGGTRFIGVSLTKVLVEQGHEVVLFNRGNKPAPVAGVRQIQGDRTDPEQLQEKLKNESFEAIFDNNGRELRDTQPLVEIFKDRIGHFVYVSSAGVYLKSDQMPHKEGDKLDAKSRHKGKHETENYLSEMGLPWTSIRPVYIYGPGNYNDLEAWFFDRLVRNRPIPIPGHGEHFTQFGHVVDLAKSMAAVLGNSQAIGQVYNISGDRYVTFNGLAKACAAAMGKNAEEIEIVNYNPKKFDFGKKKPFPLRVQHFYADINKAIRELNWQPEYDLVSGLKDSFQNDYLASGRDQQEIDLAIDDQILADQ; encoded by the coding sequence ATGAAAATTTTAATTATGGGTGGAACCCGATTTATCGGTGTTTCTTTGACTAAAGTGTTAGTAGAACAGGGTCATGAGGTAGTATTATTCAATCGTGGCAATAAACCCGCCCCGGTTGCTGGAGTACGACAGATACAAGGCGATCGCACTGACCCAGAGCAACTGCAAGAAAAGCTGAAAAATGAGAGTTTTGAGGCAATTTTCGATAATAATGGCAGAGAATTAAGGGATACTCAGCCCCTTGTCGAAATTTTTAAGGACAGAATCGGGCATTTCGTCTATGTTAGCTCGGCGGGGGTTTATTTAAAATCTGACCAAATGCCCCATAAAGAAGGGGATAAACTAGATGCCAAAAGTCGCCACAAGGGAAAACACGAGACAGAAAACTATTTAAGCGAGATGGGTTTACCCTGGACTTCCATCCGTCCGGTTTATATCTACGGACCGGGCAACTATAATGACCTAGAAGCTTGGTTTTTTGACCGTTTGGTTCGTAATCGTCCTATTCCTATACCCGGTCATGGGGAACATTTTACCCAATTTGGTCACGTTGTCGATCTAGCTAAGTCCATGGCGGCAGTATTGGGTAATTCTCAGGCTATTGGTCAAGTGTATAATATTTCAGGCGATCGCTATGTAACTTTTAACGGTTTAGCGAAAGCTTGCGCGGCAGCGATGGGGAAAAATGCCGAGGAAATCGAGATTGTTAACTATAACCCCAAAAAATTTGACTTCGGCAAAAAGAAACCTTTCCCCCTGCGGGTTCAACATTTCTACGCTGATATCAATAAAGCCATCCGTGAGTTAAACTGGCAGCCTGAATATGATCTCGTCAGTGGTTTAAAAGACTCCTTCCAGAATGATTATCTCGCTTCTGGTCGCGATCAGCAAGAAATAGACTTGGCGATCGATGACCAGATCTTGGCAGACCAATAA
- a CDS encoding ankyrin repeat domain-containing protein, with translation MASNWDILLMQAARQGNLARVQALLSQGANVNATDAQNTTALIYAVQGGHGEIVAILREFGADINKSKQPQGLSPLMLAAALNHGEILAQLIAAGANINQVNQDGTPALMIAIYKGHIAIAEQLLIAGARVNMRDRDGDTALSVAISQNYAAIVRLLLNSGVDEEIRQEAWLQALVANRPEILELFINRGMPLDSPTLSGETPLILAVEKGNLGSVQTLLQAGANPNISTEEGETALMIAAAEGYFHIVRLLLAQGASIDNQNQAGETALHLATIEGHLEIVRALLQAGAFVNHRNHFGDTPLLIATMQGYEAIVLELLKQGADPNLTQQGETPLTLALQGKFTEICRYLLDYGANPNAVYPDGQTVLMKACEGNNSQLVRRLIDIGADVNKLDFSGASALMSASYHGCLDTVKVLLDRGKVNLNQKNPGGMTALMLAKFNHHQAIVSLLQQAGAIE, from the coding sequence ATGGCTTCTAATTGGGATATCTTGTTAATGCAAGCGGCGCGTCAGGGCAATCTGGCGCGAGTTCAAGCTTTACTAAGTCAGGGGGCAAATGTCAACGCCACTGATGCCCAAAATACTACGGCTTTAATCTATGCCGTGCAGGGGGGGCATGGGGAAATTGTGGCGATTTTGCGGGAATTTGGGGCTGATATCAACAAAAGTAAACAACCCCAAGGTTTAAGCCCCCTTATGTTAGCGGCGGCCCTCAATCACGGTGAAATCCTCGCTCAATTAATCGCCGCCGGTGCTAATATCAATCAGGTCAATCAAGATGGTACACCAGCACTAATGATCGCCATTTATAAGGGTCATATAGCGATCGCAGAACAGTTATTAATCGCCGGCGCTCGGGTCAATATGCGCGATCGGGATGGAGATACGGCTTTATCTGTAGCTATTAGCCAAAATTACGCCGCAATTGTCCGTTTACTGCTCAACAGTGGTGTAGATGAAGAAATCCGTCAAGAAGCTTGGTTACAGGCTCTCGTCGCCAATCGCCCGGAAATCCTCGAATTGTTTATTAACCGTGGTATGCCCCTCGATTCTCCCACTTTATCTGGGGAAACTCCCCTAATTTTGGCTGTAGAGAAGGGAAATCTCGGCAGCGTACAAACTTTACTGCAAGCGGGAGCCAATCCGAATATTAGCACGGAGGAGGGAGAAACTGCCCTGATGATCGCCGCTGCTGAGGGATATTTCCATATTGTCCGACTTTTACTCGCTCAGGGGGCTAGTATTGACAATCAAAATCAGGCCGGAGAAACGGCCCTGCATCTAGCGACGATCGAAGGACATTTAGAGATCGTCCGGGCCTTACTACAAGCCGGCGCTTTTGTCAATCACCGTAACCATTTTGGTGATACACCCTTGCTCATCGCCACGATGCAAGGATACGAAGCGATCGTTTTAGAATTGTTAAAACAGGGGGCGGATCCTAACCTAACTCAGCAGGGAGAAACACCATTAACTTTAGCTCTACAGGGCAAATTTACGGAAATCTGCCGTTATCTCCTCGACTACGGGGCCAATCCCAACGCCGTTTATCCCGATGGCCAAACCGTCCTTATGAAAGCTTGTGAGGGCAATAATAGTCAATTGGTGCGCCGGTTAATCGATATCGGTGCTGATGTCAATAAACTCGATTTTAGCGGCGCTTCCGCTTTAATGTCGGCCAGTTATCACGGTTGTCTCGACACGGTTAAAGTTTTGTTAGACCGGGGAAAAGTGAACTTAAATCAGAAAAATCCCGGGGGAATGACCGCTTTAATGTTAGCTAAATTTAATCACCATCAGGCGATCGTTTCTTTATTACAACAAGCAGGAGCGATCGAGTAA
- a CDS encoding methyltransferase, with amino-acid sequence MSLPELPLHLQLTQMVSGYWLSQAIYAAAKLSLAEHLSKGAKSCQELASLTETNPAALYRLMRALASVGIFQETESQQFILTPLAEHLSSDHPRSVKATAIMLGEAPHYQAWGNVLHSIKTGQPSFDDVFGMGVFEYFQTHPLDAEIFEQSMNSFSFSEEKAILAVYDFSEFQTLVDVGGGYGEMLGTILEQYPHLKGILFDEEYVISHCQPTLEKHGILHRCQTVGGSFFESVPSGGDGYLLKHIIHDWDDQRAIAILKNCCQALDSDGKVLVLEMVVPAGNNPSAAKMLDLNMLVMCPGGKERTATEFEELLSQAGLKLNRIIPTQEDICLIECVKK; translated from the coding sequence ATGTCCTTACCTGAACTCCCTCTTCATCTTCAATTAACCCAAATGGTTTCGGGTTACTGGCTATCTCAGGCCATCTATGCTGCGGCTAAATTAAGTCTAGCCGAGCATTTAAGCAAAGGAGCGAAATCCTGTCAAGAATTGGCCTCCCTAACTGAGACTAATCCTGCTGCTTTATACCGACTGATGAGAGCATTAGCTAGTGTGGGAATTTTTCAAGAAACTGAATCTCAACAGTTTATACTAACTCCCTTAGCCGAACATTTATCTAGTGACCATCCCCGGTCAGTAAAAGCGACAGCAATTATGTTAGGAGAAGCCCCCCATTATCAAGCCTGGGGAAATGTGTTACATAGTATTAAAACGGGACAACCATCTTTTGATGATGTCTTTGGGATGGGGGTCTTTGAATATTTTCAAACCCATCCGCTAGATGCCGAGATTTTTGAACAGTCGATGAATAGTTTTTCTTTTTCGGAGGAAAAGGCTATTTTGGCTGTGTATGATTTCTCGGAATTTCAAACCCTAGTAGATGTAGGTGGGGGATACGGTGAGATGTTGGGGACAATCCTAGAGCAATATCCCCACCTCAAAGGGATTCTTTTTGATGAAGAATATGTAATTTCCCATTGTCAACCGACTTTAGAAAAACACGGCATTCTCCATCGTTGTCAAACCGTTGGGGGTAGTTTTTTTGAATCCGTACCGTCGGGAGGAGATGGCTATTTACTAAAACATATTATTCATGATTGGGATGATCAACGAGCGATTGCTATTTTGAAAAACTGTTGTCAAGCTTTAGATAGCGATGGGAAAGTTTTAGTCTTGGAAATGGTTGTTCCTGCGGGTAATAATCCTTCGGCCGCTAAAATGTTAGACCTGAATATGTTAGTTATGTGTCCGGGAGGTAAAGAAAGAACCGCAACAGAATTTGAGGAATTGTTGAGCCAAGCGGGATTAAAATTAAATCGCATTATTCCGACTCAAGAGGATATTTGCCTTATTGAATGCGTTAAAAAATAA
- a CDS encoding DUF29 domain-containing protein, producing MTLAKVKNLYDQDFALWIEETVKQLKSGDLSRVDLENLIEEVESLGKSQRKAVDNFLTRLLEHLLKRCYVVLPDCYRGWEIEIRNFRKDLKKEFKYSPSLKRFMIEILEECYREALEAVKEDYPDSNFPDVCPFAEDIDGLLNHKFWQE from the coding sequence ATGACTTTAGCAAAGGTAAAAAATCTTTATGATCAAGATTTTGCTTTGTGGATAGAGGAAACGGTCAAACAATTAAAATCTGGGGATTTATCCCGGGTTGATTTAGAGAATTTGATCGAGGAGGTGGAATCTTTGGGTAAAAGTCAACGCAAAGCGGTCGATAATTTTTTAACTCGTTTATTAGAACATTTATTAAAACGTTGTTATGTGGTTCTTCCCGATTGTTATCGGGGGTGGGAAATTGAAATTAGAAATTTTCGCAAGGATTTGAAGAAGGAATTTAAGTATTCTCCTAGTTTGAAAAGGTTTATGATAGAGATTTTAGAAGAATGTTATCGAGAAGCTTTAGAAGCGGTGAAAGAGGATTATCCAGACTCTAATTTTCCCGATGTTTGTCCCTTTGCTGAGGATATTGATGGTTTATTAAATCATAAGTTTTGGCAGGAGTAA
- a CDS encoding IS607 family transposase, whose amino-acid sequence MSKLTRSEAAKLKGVSVSTLRRWESEGKLIPERTANGHRRYTVSQLLGVKENLSYTVGYCRVSSHDQKKDLERQKEVVELFCAQNGWQVEIIDDLGSGLNYNKKGLKRLIRLIVDSKVERLLLTHKDRLLRFGSELIFSLCEQFGTEVVIINRTEDSTFEEDLAQDVLEIITVFSARLYGSRSHKNRKIVEELRDVATRIQD is encoded by the coding sequence ATGAGTAAGTTGACCAGATCAGAAGCGGCTAAATTAAAAGGTGTAAGCGTATCGACATTAAGACGTTGGGAGTCTGAAGGTAAACTAATACCAGAAAGAACTGCTAACGGGCATCGACGTTATACCGTCTCTCAGTTGCTTGGAGTAAAAGAGAATCTTTCCTATACTGTTGGCTATTGTCGCGTTTCTAGTCATGATCAAAAGAAAGATTTAGAACGTCAAAAAGAAGTTGTCGAATTGTTTTGCGCTCAAAACGGTTGGCAAGTTGAAATTATAGACGACTTAGGTTCAGGACTTAACTACAACAAAAAAGGATTAAAGCGATTAATTCGGTTGATTGTTGATAGTAAAGTAGAGAGATTGCTCTTAACTCATAAGGATAGATTACTTAGATTTGGTAGTGAACTAATCTTTAGTCTGTGTGAGCAATTCGGAACTGAAGTTGTCATTATCAATCGAACTGAAGACAGTACATTTGAGGAGGATTTAGCGCAAGATGTCTTAGAAATTATTACGGTATTTTCCGCTAGATTGTATGGCTCTAGAAGCCATAAAAATAGAAAAATCGTAGAGGAGTTAAGAGACGTTGCTACTAGGATTCAAGACTGA
- a CDS encoding RNA-guided endonuclease InsQ/TnpB family protein, with the protein MLLGFKTELKLNNQQRSLLAQHAGTARHAWNWGLALTKQILDHNQANPDEKIKFPTAIDLHKWLVALVKSEHDWYYQVSKCAPQWALRALSDAWKRCFKKIAKPPNFKKKGKQDSFTLDGNIKIAHQKIKVTVIGWLKTYERLPDGYQPKSVTISKKANRWFISFKMEVEQQTTNKTHDVVGCDLGIKSLATLSTGETFEGSKSYRKYEKQLARLQYLNRHKVKGSNNWNKAQRQIAKLHFKIANIRKDTLHKLTTYLAKNHGKIVIEDLNVSGMMANHKLAKAVQDMGFYEFRRQLDYKTQLYGSELIIADRWFPSSKTCSNCGYKKESLSLTERVFECEQCHVVCGRDLNASLNLASLAVSSTVSACGVDSADTTTVKQEVNVKFAHE; encoded by the coding sequence TTGCTACTAGGATTCAAGACTGAGTTAAAACTAAATAATCAACAACGCTCATTATTAGCCCAACACGCAGGAACCGCACGTCATGCTTGGAATTGGGGTTTGGCTTTAACCAAGCAAATTTTAGACCATAATCAAGCTAACCCTGATGAAAAAATCAAGTTTCCTACGGCTATTGACCTTCACAAATGGTTGGTAGCATTGGTAAAATCAGAGCATGATTGGTATTACCAAGTGTCTAAATGCGCTCCCCAATGGGCGTTAAGAGCTTTATCCGATGCTTGGAAAAGATGCTTCAAGAAGATAGCTAAACCACCAAATTTCAAGAAGAAAGGTAAACAGGATAGTTTCACTTTAGATGGGAACATTAAAATTGCCCATCAAAAGATAAAAGTTACTGTGATTGGTTGGTTAAAAACTTACGAGCGGCTACCTGATGGATACCAGCCAAAATCTGTTACTATTAGTAAAAAAGCTAATAGGTGGTTTATTAGTTTTAAGATGGAAGTTGAACAGCAAACAACCAATAAAACTCATGATGTAGTTGGTTGTGATCTGGGAATTAAATCTTTAGCTACTTTATCGACAGGTGAGACGTTTGAAGGCTCTAAAAGTTATCGTAAATACGAAAAACAATTAGCCAGACTTCAATACTTGAACCGACATAAGGTAAAAGGTTCAAATAATTGGAACAAAGCCCAACGGCAAATAGCTAAACTTCATTTTAAAATAGCTAATATCCGTAAAGATACGTTACATAAACTCACCACTTATTTAGCCAAGAACCACGGCAAGATAGTAATTGAGGATTTAAATGTGTCTGGGATGATGGCTAATCACAAATTAGCTAAAGCCGTTCAGGATATGGGTTTTTACGAGTTCCGAAGACAACTTGATTATAAAACTCAGTTGTATGGTTCGGAATTAATCATAGCCGATAGGTGGTTTCCTAGCAGTAAAACCTGTTCCAATTGTGGGTACAAAAAAGAGTCTCTATCTTTAACTGAAAGAGTTTTTGAGTGTGAGCAATGCCATGTAGTTTGCGGTCGAGACTTGAACGCTAGTCTAAATCTAGCTTCTTTGGCGGTGAGTTCCACCGTGTCAGCTTGTGGAGTAGATAGTGCCGACACTACTACAGTGAAGCAGGAAGTTAACGTCAAATTTGCTCATGAGTAG
- a CDS encoding 2OG-Fe(II) oxygenase: MTTDFIEMYENALPPQLCEEIRHRFEASDRKSDGRIGHGVDKSKKNSTDITITGLSEWSDLHSQILDSTLRHLMLYIRKYPYLITSAFALSLQDPATGLLRPLTAADVGTASDPELAEYLFRMFRPGAINVQKYGKSLGGYYYWHSEIYPCDPAAETLHRVLLFMFYLNDVERGGETEFLYQERKLKPTSGTMVIAPAGFTHTHRGNVPESQDKYILTSWILFNRAEQIYPRHPNPA; the protein is encoded by the coding sequence ATGACAACTGACTTTATCGAGATGTACGAAAATGCTTTACCCCCCCAATTGTGCGAAGAGATCAGGCATCGTTTCGAAGCCAGCGATCGCAAGTCAGATGGACGGATCGGTCATGGAGTCGACAAATCCAAGAAGAACAGCACCGACATCACCATCACAGGCCTCTCCGAGTGGAGCGATTTGCACAGTCAGATACTCGACAGCACACTGCGTCACCTGATGTTGTACATTCGCAAGTATCCATACCTGATCACCAGTGCGTTTGCATTAAGCTTGCAAGATCCGGCTACCGGACTGCTCAGACCCTTAACAGCTGCGGATGTTGGGACGGCATCAGACCCGGAACTCGCCGAGTACCTATTCAGAATGTTTCGACCAGGAGCGATCAACGTTCAGAAATACGGGAAGAGTCTCGGTGGTTACTACTACTGGCATTCGGAAATCTATCCTTGTGACCCAGCTGCTGAGACGCTCCATCGCGTCCTTTTGTTTATGTTCTATCTGAACGATGTAGAGCGCGGTGGTGAGACGGAGTTCTTGTACCAAGAACGGAAGCTCAAGCCAACCTCTGGGACGATGGTGATCGCTCCCGCCGGTTTTACCCACACCCATCGCGGCAATGTGCCGGAGTCTCAAGACAAGTACATTCTGACCAGCTGGATATTGTTCAACCGCGCCGAGCAGATCTATCCTCGCCACCCCAATCCTGCGTGA
- a CDS encoding Stp1/IreP family PP2C-type Ser/Thr phosphatase: protein MNNLSFGGMTDPGVVRSVNQDSYYIDPEQRFFIVADGMGGHAGGEEASQIATKTIQAHLEEHWNSDLAAGELLQEAITAANEKIIEDQLKNPERQDMGTTLVMAIFRDDGPWYTHIGDSRLYRFREQKLEQVTEDHTWVARAMRMGDMSEQEAKNHPWRHVLFQCLGRRNLPPATVSPLDVQSGDSLILCSDGLTEEVSDEEISDYLQTGADCQEIVENLVAAAKKAGGSDNITVVMVSC, encoded by the coding sequence ATGAACAATCTTTCTTTTGGGGGAATGACCGATCCTGGTGTAGTGCGATCGGTTAATCAGGATAGTTATTATATCGACCCCGAGCAGCGCTTTTTTATCGTTGCTGATGGTATGGGGGGTCATGCGGGGGGCGAGGAAGCTAGTCAAATCGCCACTAAAACTATCCAAGCTCATCTAGAAGAACACTGGAATTCTGACCTGGCTGCCGGGGAATTGCTGCAGGAGGCAATTACTGCCGCTAACGAGAAGATTATTGAAGATCAGCTGAAAAATCCTGAAAGACAGGACATGGGGACAACCCTAGTCATGGCTATCTTCCGAGATGATGGACCTTGGTACACCCATATTGGTGATTCCCGTCTCTATCGCTTTCGTGAGCAAAAATTAGAACAGGTGACGGAAGATCATACTTGGGTAGCTAGGGCGATGAGAATGGGCGATATGTCCGAACAAGAAGCGAAAAACCACCCTTGGCGGCACGTTTTATTTCAATGTCTTGGTCGTCGCAATTTGCCCCCAGCGACGGTATCTCCCCTCGATGTGCAATCCGGCGATAGTTTAATTCTCTGTAGTGATGGTTTGACGGAAGAAGTTTCCGACGAGGAAATTAGCGATTATTTGCAAACCGGTGCTGATTGTCAGGAAATTGTCGAGAATTTAGTGGCAGCGGCCAAAAAAGCCGGCGGTTCCGATAATATCACTGTGGTCATGGTAAGCTGTTGA
- a CDS encoding type IV pilin protein, giving the protein MKDLLFLAIKSPRKKARGFTLIELLVVIIILGILAAIAIPSLLGQVAKGRQAEARSVLGAINRAQQGYRLENVTFTTLEQLPIAINDAKFYTFVDNSSVTPDAFGAAYQANAVTQFADEIKNYAGAAGQTAAGAYTGIICEDETPLEDNVSTSNSAGELDCVDGIRIN; this is encoded by the coding sequence ATGAAAGACCTTCTTTTTTTAGCAATCAAATCACCAAGAAAAAAAGCGAGGGGTTTTACTTTAATAGAATTATTGGTTGTTATTATCATCTTAGGAATTCTCGCTGCCATTGCCATACCATCACTGTTAGGACAAGTCGCCAAAGGTAGGCAAGCAGAAGCTCGCTCAGTCCTGGGAGCAATTAATCGCGCCCAACAGGGCTATCGCCTAGAAAATGTCACTTTTACCACTTTGGAGCAATTACCTATTGCGATTAACGATGCTAAATTTTATACTTTTGTCGATAATTCTAGCGTTACTCCCGATGCTTTTGGAGCCGCCTATCAAGCGAATGCTGTGACTCAATTTGCTGACGAGATTAAAAATTATGCAGGGGCAGCCGGACAAACGGCAGCGGGGGCCTATACCGGTATTATTTGTGAGGATGAAACTCCTTTAGAAGATAATGTTTCTACCAGTAATTCCGCCGGCGAGCTTGATTGTGTTGATGGCATTAGAATTAATTAA
- a CDS encoding type IV pilin-like G/H family protein produces the protein MNSTFKFKLIQALNKKNGNKGFTLIELLVVVIIIGVLAAIALPNLLGQVAKGRQAEARNNLGTVNRAQQAYRLESATFTEVTNLPVVTTGTYYGTSSTAGVIGGSASQVGTNQAAIPNTTYTNDILEYESAVGQTSAGVYSAVICEQTTNPNSGAITEAGTWSAAGSETDPAACAGGGRLIQ, from the coding sequence ATGAACTCTACTTTTAAATTCAAACTCATCCAAGCTCTCAACAAAAAGAACGGTAACAAAGGTTTCACCCTCATCGAACTTCTAGTTGTCGTTATCATCATCGGTGTACTCGCCGCTATCGCTCTCCCCAACCTCCTCGGTCAGGTAGCCAAAGGCAGACAAGCGGAAGCCCGCAACAACTTAGGTACCGTTAACCGCGCTCAACAGGCTTACCGCTTGGAAAGCGCCACCTTTACCGAAGTTACTAACCTACCTGTTGTAACCACTGGCACTTACTATGGTACTTCGTCTACTGCTGGCGTTATTGGTGGTTCTGCCAGCCAAGTTGGTACTAACCAAGCCGCTATCCCTAACACCACTTACACTAATGACATCCTAGAATACGAATCTGCTGTAGGTCAAACCAGCGCTGGCGTTTATTCTGCCGTTATCTGTGAACAAACCACTAACCCTAATAGCGGAGCCATCACTGAGGCTGGAACTTGGTCTGCTGCTGGTAGTGAGACTGATCCCGCAGCTTGTGCTGGCGGCGGTCGTCTTATCCAGTAA